A single region of the Brassica rapa cultivar Chiifu-401-42 chromosome A03, CAAS_Brap_v3.01, whole genome shotgun sequence genome encodes:
- the LOC103860289 gene encoding protein DETOXIFICATION 3 — protein sequence MEEPFLPRDEELVPGKTTWQKGHLTVELKKLSLLAAPMAIVTIAEYLLPVISVIVAGHNGELQLSGVALATSFTNVSGFSILYGLVGALETLCGQAFGAKRYEIIGTYTYSAIASNIPICFLISILWIYIEKLLVSFGQDPDISRVAGSYAFWLIPGLFGQAVVIPLTRYLQTQALVLPLLYTAVATLLFHVPVCWTMVSVFGLGSNGAAMAISVSFWFYALILACYVRFSTSCEKTRGLISDDFVSCVKQFFHYGIPSAAMVCLEWWLFELLVLWSGLLPNPKLETSVLSICFTTAALHYVIPGGVAAAVSTRVSNNLGAGNPQVARLSVLSGLCLWLVESVFFTTLLFTCKNIIGYAFSNSKEVVDYVADIAPLLCLSFILDGFTAILNGVARGSGWQHIGAWNNVVSYYLIGAPVGVYLAFYRHFNGKGLWSGVVVGSAVQAIVLSIIISSMNWKEQAEKARKRILSSEKGLS from the exons ATGGAAGAGCCATTTCTTCCGAGAGACGAGGAGCTAGTCCCAGGTAAAACGACATGGCAAAAAGGTCATCTCACCGTCGAACTGAAGAAATTGAGCCTCTTAGCCGCTCCTATGGCCATCGTGACCATTGCTGAATACCTTTTACCTGTCATCTCAGTCATAGTTGCCGGCCACAACGGTGAGCTTCAGCTCTCCGGCGTCGCTCTTGCCACCTCCTTCACAAATGTCTCTGGTTTCAGTATTCTG TATGGTTTAGTGGGTGCTTTGGAAACTCTTTGTGGCCAAGCTTTTGGAGCCAAACGATACGAAATAATCGGAACCTACACATACTCAGCAATCGCCTCTAACATCCCAATCTGTTTCCTCATATCAATTCTTTGGATTTACATCGAGAAGCTTTTGGTCTCCTTCGGACAAGACCCTGACATCTCCAGAGTCGCTGGCTCCTACGCCTTTTGGCTCATACCGGGTTTGTTCGGACAAGCTGTTGTCATACCACTCACTAGGTATCTTCAGACACAAGCGTTGGTTTTGCCTCTGCTCTACACTGCCGTAGCCACACTTTTGTTCCATGTCCCAGTTTGCTGGACTATGGTTTCTGTGTTTGGTCTGGGAAGCAATGGAGCTGCTATGGCTATTAGTGTGTCTTTCTGGTTTTATGCATTGATACTCGCATGCTATGTGAGATTCTCCACATCTTGTGAGAAGACTCGCGGCTTAATATCTGATGATTTTGTGTCTTGCGTCAAACAATTCTTCCACTACGGAATCCCATCAGCTGCAATGGTTTG CCTAGAATGGTGGCTATTTGAGCTACTCGTACTCTGGTCAGGTCTCCTTCCTAATCCAAAACTTGAGACCTCTGTTCTTTCGATATG ttttacaaCAGCAGCTTTGCACTATGTAATTCCAGGTGGAGTGGCCGCGGCTGTGAG CACACGTGTGTCTAACAATTTGGGAGCTGGGAATCCTCAAGTTGCTAGGCTATCAGTATTATCAGGGCTTTGTCTCTGGCTTGTAGAGTCAGTTTTCTTCACCACACTTCTCTTCACCTGCAAGAATATCATAGGCTATGCATTCAGCAACAGCAAAGAAGTTGTGGATTATGTGGCTGACATAGCTCCTTTGCTCTGTCTTTCTTTCATCCTTGATGGCTTTACTGCAATTCTAAATGGTGTTGCTAGGGGAAGTGGTTGGCAACATATTGGAGCTTGGAACAATGTGGTGTCTTATTATCTCATAGGAGCTCCGGTTGGAGTTTACTTAGCTTTCTATCGTCATTTTAACGGAAAAGGACTGTGGAGCGGTGTTGTGGTTGGATCCGCTGTGCAAGCCATTGTACTTTCCATCATCATAAGTTCAATGAATTGGAAGGAACAG GCTGAGAAAGCTAGGAAGAGAATACTATCAAGTGAGAAGGGATTGTCATAA